The following nucleotide sequence is from Trifolium pratense cultivar HEN17-A07 linkage group LG2, ARS_RC_1.1, whole genome shotgun sequence.
TTAGGTGGTCATCAAAATTCCCACAAATTAGAGAGGAGACTCAAAAAAAGGACTGGAGCTATGAACACAGATTCAATAAATCATGCAAATAGTAACCAAGGGGTGGTAAGCCTAAACACCGTGACTCCATACCATGGGGCGTATGGATATCAATATAATGAATTTAACAATATGATTCAGCTTCCAGTGTCATTAAATTTTGATGCAAGGAAttttcttgttccattgcagGATATTCCAAAGACAGATGAAGTGATCAATGATGCTGATCAAAGCATTGTGAGGCAACAAGCTACTATGACTGAGGTTGACTATGGTTCCATTTCAAATGGGTGTGCTGCTGTTGAGGATGAAGTAAAAGAGACTCAGGAGGAGGAAGCAATCCAAGATTATTTGATCCTTAAGCTTTGATATatgttttaatataaattatcttTAAACAAGGTCTTAATATATTAAGCACCATGAATTTTAATCTATAATAATATGttgttttgaatcttttttttgtatgtttacAATGAAGCTGAGGATCGAAATAAATCTCTATCCTTTGAAAATTAGTATAAATCATTTTGGCGTGGTTTAAATTGTATTATTTGTTGAGCATGGAAAGTTAAATTTCAAGTTATGATAATAAATCTAATTAATGGTTTATGTCATCATCATAATTAAGTTTCTCGATCAACATTTGGTTCATGAATGAAAGTGTTTCTCGATCATAATTAAGTGTTTTTACGGTCTGCTTGTGGTTTTCATTTGGCGGTTGATGCTTTCGTCGACGTTGCAACTGCCTCATCTCTCTCCTGATTTCACTTTGACATCACCGCTCTCGTTGTTTCGTTGCCGTGTATTTTCAGTTATGTTGGAGTTAATTGGTGGTTTGCTTATCTGGCTTTAGTTTTTCTCGTTGATTTTTCAGATCTGTTGAGATCTGCAGGTTTCAAGACGGGTTCGCATCTGCTGCTCTAGAGGATTCAGGGATGTTTTTAAATCAGTTTCAATCCTTTGTGATTGAATTCAGATTGTATGGCTTGAATGAATCTTCGATGAATGTTGTATTCTTTTGCAGAGGGTTGTTAGTACGTGAATTGGTCTGTGTTGGTAGTTAGTTCATTCCCCGTTTTAAGTTTGTGTGACTGATTTTTCAGATTGATTTGATATTCTTATCATTGGATGTTGGAATGCATGACTTGAAAAAGTCATTTTGCTTGCTACTGTATGCTGCATGGATTGGTTCTTAGATCGATTTTGATGATCGGTCAATTCACCAGATTGTACTTCTTATTAATGTCAATTAGGATTAACTAGAAGTTGGGTCAGACTCGTTAGTTTGAGATGTCCTACACTTTTGTGTGGTGGACTCACTGAGTTAGGTTATGTCCCACGAtttcgtaaaaataaaataattatttaatatatttaggaGATATAAACAAAGGATTGGATGAAGTCTTCTTTTAATGTTCTTtacttaataattatttttgctaTGTTCTAAAATGCTAAATGAAAACATAAACTATAATAAGGTACAACAAGTAGATTGCACATTTCGAATAAACATGTATTTAGTGCTAATTAACAAATTTCGAATATGATTATCTCAAGGGGAAGGGACCTTTGGAAAAAGatgtaacaaatattttatgacATAAATTTATATGCATTGAAGGTGCAAATTGTTTTCAATCATGATGTGATTTGATTGGATGAATGTGCacataattttacactgtcaatgtATCCAAATTAAATAATGCAATTTGATTAGAtgtgttttaaaaataattacaccATTAGCGTTTACATATTaacttcattttttatattattttatccaatgtattataaaaatgtattactCCGTATTAAATATAATAGAATTTTTATGTAAATTTCTTTAGagatttttacttaattttagAGAAATATTAAAGATTTAATAATGGTAATTGATTTTTCATAAATAGAATATAttaaacttattaatttttttgacccGGATTTACAACGTTGATGATACTAAAGTTATTGAATATGACGGGATAAACACGGTACTAAGacggaaaatcaaaacaaagactctgcactaagacgggatttAAACAA
It contains:
- the LOC123904483 gene encoding uncharacterized protein LOC123904483 translates to MNTDSINHANSNQGVVSLNTVTPYHGAYGYQYNEFNNMIQLPVSLNFDARNFLVPLQDIPKTDEVINDADQSIVRQQATMTEVDYGSISNGCAAVEDEVKETQEEEAIQDYLILKL